The following DNA comes from Chryseobacterium gallinarum.
ATTGTAAACGCCTGATGCATTTCCTGTCAGTTTTTCAGACATCCCGGATAACGCAATATTGGCGAGTGAAGGAATAACAGTACCTATTCCCAATCCATGTAAGAATAAAAGCAGGCAAAACATATAGAAGCCGGTTGATACCCTGAAAAGAAACATCTGAAGAACAAGAACAGCAATAATGACTATAAGCCCTGCTATCAGAGCATTTTTCCCATATTTTAAAATCAGCTGTACTGAAAATACTGATGCCAGTATAAATCCCAGCCCCTGAAAAACAATTATCTCACCAGCCATTAACGGACTGATCTTTAATCCATCCTGAAAAAATACGGACAGAATATAAAAATAAGAATCCAGCATAATGAAAAAGAAAGAAACAGCGATGATGCCCAGATTGAAATTTTTAAGACTGAAGAGTTCAAAATCAATCAGATAGGATCTGTCTTTTTTCATCTTATTTTTTTGTTCTTTCACAAAGTATATTAATATTCCCGCTGAAACAGTCATCATTATTCCATTTTGAAGATCCATTCCCTTCTCCTCAGAAGCTGTCAACGCATACGTTATAAGGAAAAGTCCTGCTGAAAGTACAAGAACACCCCAAATATCAAAGGACTTTTTGTTCCTCACCTTGGATTCTTCCAACTGCCTGAAACTGCAGAAAACGGCAATCAGACAAATAGGAATATTGATCAGGAAAATAAGTCTCCATGGTTCTTCCCATCCTTTTAGTGAAGAAAAATATCCACCCAGAAATTGTCCCAGGATCGTTCCAATCCCAATCGTAATTCCATACCAGCCCATGGCTTTTGTTCTCTCTTCATGATCCGGAAATAAAACCTGGATGATCGACAAAACCTGCGGTG
Coding sequences within:
- a CDS encoding MFS transporter; its protein translation is MNSKLLKMFVVLSGQLLTIMDIFILNVSIPSIQRDLHASNGEMQMMITSYLIGFASFLITGGRLGDVYGRKKIFITGMLFFMLSSLACGLSSGAVLLVVSRFVQGISAAIMAPQVLSIIQVLFPDHEERTKAMGWYGITIGIGTILGQFLGGYFSSLKGWEEPWRLIFLINIPICLIAVFCSFRQLEESKVRNKKSFDIWGVLVLSAGLFLITYALTASEEKGMDLQNGIMMTVSAGILIYFVKEQKNKMKKDRSYLIDFELFSLKNFNLGIIAVSFFFIMLDSYFYILSVFFQDGLKISPLMAGEIIVFQGLGFILASVFSVQLILKYGKNALIAGLIVIIAVLVLQMFLFRVSTGFYMFCLLLFLHGLGIGTVIPSLANIALSGMSEKLTGNASGVYNTFQQIAAIIGIVAVGGLFYYSLGDQPLTGNYHHAFSIAVLINVLCLLFVIVAVLRVPDNVLPKRKNLK